Proteins from one Homalodisca vitripennis isolate AUS2020 chromosome 3, UT_GWSS_2.1, whole genome shotgun sequence genomic window:
- the LOC124357802 gene encoding carbonic anhydrase-related protein 10-like, whose product MSEAQHKSQGIVGISLMVQIGEINQPNSDLRIITSTFNKVLYKGSSIQIRYLSLHSLLPDTLHYMTYEGSTTHPGCWETTVWIIINKPVYITKQEMYALRKLMQGSQEIPKAPLGNNARPLQPLHHRTVRTNIDFQNTDNSLGKSCPVSMKKEMYYKANQWRNMPDTQFLL is encoded by the exons ATGTCAGAGGCTCAACACAAGTCTCAAGGAATTGTCGGCATTTCTTTAATGGTTCAG ATTGGTGAGATCAACCAACCGAATTCGGATCTTAGAATCATCACAAGTACCTTCAATAAAGTGCTCTATAAAG GGTCGTCAATCCAAATTCGCTACCTATCCCTGCACAGTCTACTGCCGGACACTCTACACTACATGACCTACGAGGGTTCCACCACACACCCGGGCTGCTGGGAGACGACGGTCTGGATCATCATCAACAAGCCTGTTTACATCACTAAGCAAGAG ATGTATGCCCTCCGGAAGCTGATGCAGGGTAGTCAGGAGATACCCAAAGCTCCGCTGGGGAACAATGCTCGGCCGCTGCAGCCTCTACACCACCGTACCGTCCGAACCAATATTGATTTCCAGAACACGGACAACTCTTTG GGTAAAAGTTGTCCAGTCAGTATGAAAAAAGAAATGTACTACAAAG CGAATCAGTGGAGAAACATGCCCGACACTCAGTTCCTGTTGTAA